One Shewanella sp. MR-4 DNA window includes the following coding sequences:
- a CDS encoding prolyl oligopeptidase family serine peptidase, protein MALRFRLAQQGLLVATLGMALAACQSGNTPEEGAAQQVSTNKLVYPETRKDNLVETIHGVAVADPYRHLEENTPETESWVKEQQAFGQAYLAKIPNKQAVVDRITELWNYEKISAPFENGDNQFYYRNDGLQAQSVLYVKGKDGVEKPVLDPNGFSADGTVALSGVSVSNDGKILAYGVSKSGSDWQQWQFVDIATGKKLKDELNWIKFSSAVWDKENQGVFYARYDAPAGGDLLADVNFNQKVYYHKLGTDQRQDLLIYERPQNKDWGFGIDVSEQGEYLLLSISQGTDKRNRFFYKSLFEPKAQVVELILNLEAEYEFLGNDGAVFYFKTDLDAPNGKVIAIDTRNSDKSQWQTIIPESKDPINKVAIINDHLVVSYLHDVLGQLSIFSMGGQKRQDVTLPGKGNVAGPFGKASKDYFYYVFNSYIQPETTYKFDFKTAESTVVAKPQVSFNPDDYVSEQVFYTSKDGTRVPMMVSYKKGLVKNGQNPTLLYAYGGFAISMTPRFSPANIAWLDMGGIYAVPSLRGGADYGESWHQAGMFDKKQNVFDDYFAAAEYLINEKYTNSTKLGAYGRSNGGLLMGAAVTQRPELFAAVLPAVGVLDMLRFHKFTIGWAWTSEYGSADNAEQFPALLAYSPYHNVKAQAYPATMVMTADHDDRVVPLHSFKFAAMMQEKQQGDKPVIMRIESNAGHGAGKPTAMKIDEFADIYSFLWQSFGLTLPQTLAK, encoded by the coding sequence ATGGCATTAAGATTTCGCCTTGCCCAGCAAGGTTTATTAGTGGCCACATTGGGCATGGCGTTGGCCGCCTGTCAGAGTGGTAATACGCCAGAAGAAGGTGCTGCACAGCAAGTCAGCACAAACAAATTGGTTTACCCAGAAACTCGAAAAGACAACCTAGTCGAGACTATTCACGGTGTTGCAGTGGCAGACCCTTACCGTCACCTTGAAGAAAACACGCCAGAAACTGAAAGTTGGGTAAAAGAACAACAGGCCTTTGGTCAAGCATACTTGGCGAAGATCCCCAACAAACAAGCCGTAGTTGACCGTATCACAGAGCTGTGGAACTACGAGAAAATCTCTGCCCCCTTCGAGAATGGCGATAACCAGTTTTATTACCGTAACGATGGTTTACAAGCGCAATCGGTGCTGTATGTAAAAGGCAAAGATGGCGTTGAGAAACCCGTACTGGATCCAAATGGTTTTTCGGCCGATGGAACTGTGGCGCTTTCCGGCGTTTCTGTCAGTAATGATGGCAAGATTTTAGCCTATGGCGTGTCTAAGTCGGGCTCTGACTGGCAGCAGTGGCAGTTTGTCGATATTGCCACGGGTAAAAAGCTGAAAGATGAACTCAACTGGATTAAATTCTCCAGCGCAGTGTGGGATAAGGAAAACCAAGGTGTTTTCTATGCCCGTTACGATGCGCCCGCGGGCGGTGATTTACTGGCCGATGTCAATTTTAATCAAAAAGTGTATTACCACAAATTAGGCACAGATCAGCGCCAAGATTTATTGATTTACGAGCGCCCACAAAATAAAGATTGGGGTTTTGGCATCGATGTGTCTGAGCAGGGCGAATATTTACTGTTGTCAATTTCGCAAGGCACAGACAAACGTAATCGTTTCTTCTATAAATCACTGTTTGAACCTAAAGCGCAGGTGGTTGAATTAATCCTTAACCTCGAAGCGGAATATGAGTTTTTAGGGAATGATGGCGCGGTATTTTATTTCAAGACCGATTTAGATGCGCCAAACGGTAAAGTGATTGCCATCGATACCCGTAATAGTGATAAATCCCAGTGGCAAACCATTATTCCAGAATCGAAAGATCCTATTAATAAAGTGGCCATTATTAATGACCATTTAGTCGTGAGTTATTTGCACGATGTATTGGGACAGTTATCGATTTTCAGCATGGGCGGACAAAAGCGTCAGGATGTCACTTTACCTGGTAAAGGTAATGTCGCAGGGCCTTTCGGTAAAGCGAGCAAAGACTATTTCTACTATGTCTTTAACAGCTATATTCAACCCGAAACCACCTATAAGTTCGATTTTAAAACGGCAGAGTCGACTGTGGTCGCTAAGCCGCAGGTGTCGTTCAATCCCGATGACTATGTGTCTGAACAAGTGTTTTACACCAGTAAGGACGGTACTCGCGTCCCTATGATGGTGTCCTACAAGAAAGGGCTGGTGAAGAATGGTCAAAACCCAACGCTTCTGTATGCCTATGGTGGTTTTGCGATTTCAATGACGCCGCGTTTTAGTCCTGCCAACATCGCTTGGTTAGATATGGGCGGCATTTACGCCGTACCAAGCCTACGTGGCGGCGCGGATTACGGTGAAAGCTGGCACCAAGCTGGGATGTTCGATAAGAAGCAAAATGTGTTTGATGATTACTTTGCGGCGGCCGAATACCTAATCAACGAAAAATACACCAACAGCACTAAGTTAGGTGCCTATGGTCGCAGTAACGGTGGTTTGTTGATGGGCGCTGCGGTTACTCAGCGTCCGGAACTGTTTGCCGCCGTGTTACCGGCCGTGGGTGTGCTGGACATGCTGCGCTTCCACAAGTTCACCATTGGCTGGGCTTGGACCAGTGAATACGGCAGTGCTGACAACGCCGAGCAATTCCCTGCGCTATTGGCTTACTCGCCATACCACAACGTTAAAGCGCAGGCCTATCCTGCGACTATGGTGATGACGGCTGACCATGATGATCGCGTGGTACCGCTACACAGCTTTAAGTTTGCTGCCATGATGCAAGAGAAGCAGCAGGGCGATAAACCCGTCATTATGCGCATTGAGTCCAATGCCGGGCACGGTGCGGGCAAACCGACGGCGATGAAGATCGACGAGTTTGCCGACATTTACAGCTTCCTGTGGCAAAGCTTCGGGCTGACATTGCCGCAAACCCTCGCAAAATAG
- the motY gene encoding flagellar protein MotY, with protein MWRKLILVSILCVPATAMAELRHYVASLGESQWRVSQNSPIVCRLEHDIPSYGKAIFTSEAGKQLNLNFTLDMWVKPDQVTQAKLMSRAPKWRPGVVSKEITSLRYQKYFNGEVPKRAAWSMLTELSRGMEPTFYYADWYDESNKIAVGLSAANFGRKYAEFKSCLSHLLPYSFEDIAFTVLNYDEGGTDLTRFSQQQLSRIQEYLSYDPDVELVLVDAYTDSYGGRSVNQKVSDKRAESVKDFFVASGIPQDRIVTVGHGERRHVASNEDIEERALNRRVVIRISKPLM; from the coding sequence ATGTGGCGAAAACTGATATTAGTATCAATTTTATGCGTTCCAGCAACTGCAATGGCAGAGTTGCGCCACTATGTGGCCTCTTTGGGGGAATCCCAATGGCGAGTTAGTCAAAACAGTCCCATTGTGTGCCGTCTTGAACATGATATTCCCTCCTATGGTAAGGCGATTTTTACCAGTGAAGCAGGAAAACAACTAAATCTAAATTTCACTTTAGATATGTGGGTGAAACCGGACCAAGTCACCCAAGCTAAGCTGATGAGTAGAGCGCCGAAATGGCGACCAGGCGTGGTATCGAAAGAAATCACTTCTCTACGTTATCAAAAGTATTTTAATGGTGAAGTGCCTAAGCGTGCCGCCTGGTCTATGTTGACCGAGTTGAGCCGTGGCATGGAGCCGACGTTTTATTATGCCGATTGGTATGATGAGTCCAATAAAATTGCCGTAGGACTGTCGGCGGCGAATTTCGGTCGCAAATATGCTGAGTTTAAGTCGTGTTTATCGCACTTATTGCCCTACAGCTTTGAAGATATTGCCTTTACCGTACTTAATTATGATGAAGGCGGAACGGATTTAACCCGTTTCTCGCAGCAGCAGCTTTCGCGTATTCAAGAATACTTGTCCTACGATCCGGATGTGGAACTGGTGTTAGTCGATGCTTATACCGACAGTTACGGTGGTCGCTCCGTAAACCAAAAAGTCTCGGATAAACGCGCCGAGTCGGTCAAAGATTTCTTTGTCGCCAGTGGGATCCCACAGGATAGGATAGTCACCGTCGGCCATGGTGAGCGCCGTCATGTGGCGTCCAATGAAGATATTGAGGAGAGGGCACTTAACCGCCGCGTGGTTATCCGGATCAGTAAGCCACTGATGTGA
- the rnt gene encoding ribonuclease T, with the protein MSDISDANKLKHRFRGYFPVVIDVETAGFNSQTDALLEIAVTLLKMDDEGLLGIDKTLHFNIEPFEGANLEPEALAFNGIDPTNPLRGAVSEKEAFLEIFKAVKKAQKASDCHRSIIVAHNAAFDHGFVSKAIERCDLKRSPFHPFATFDTATLAGLAIGHTVLAKACIMAGIPFDNKEAHSALYDTERTAELFCYIVNRWKHLGGWPLLAAGESEDTDGEE; encoded by the coding sequence ATGAGCGATATTAGCGACGCAAACAAATTGAAACACCGATTTCGAGGCTACTTTCCGGTTGTCATAGATGTCGAAACGGCGGGCTTCAACTCTCAAACCGATGCGTTGCTAGAAATAGCCGTCACGCTGTTAAAAATGGATGATGAAGGCTTGCTCGGGATTGATAAAACCCTGCATTTCAACATTGAGCCCTTTGAAGGCGCAAATTTAGAGCCCGAAGCTCTGGCCTTTAATGGTATTGATCCCACCAACCCATTACGGGGCGCCGTAAGCGAAAAGGAAGCTTTTTTAGAGATTTTCAAAGCCGTTAAAAAAGCGCAGAAGGCCTCCGATTGTCACCGCAGTATTATCGTGGCGCACAATGCCGCCTTCGATCATGGCTTTGTGAGTAAAGCGATTGAGCGTTGTGACTTAAAACGCTCACCCTTCCACCCTTTTGCCACCTTTGATACGGCAACACTCGCAGGCTTAGCTATCGGCCATACCGTGCTGGCCAAAGCCTGCATCATGGCGGGGATCCCCTTTGATAATAAAGAAGCTCATTCAGCACTTTACGATACCGAGCGCACGGCGGAGCTGTTTTGCTATATAGTCAACCGCTGGAAGCATTTAGGCGGTTGGCCACTCTTAGCCGCTGGTGAGTCAGAGGATACAGATGGTGAAGAATAA
- a CDS encoding peroxiredoxin, translating into MSVLVGRPAPDFTAAAVLGSGEIVDSFNLTAAIKGKPAVVFFYPLDFTFVCPSELIAFDHRMEEFTKRGVEVIGVSIDSQFTHNAWRNTPVEKGGIGQVKYTLVADVKHDICKAYDVEHPEAGVAFRGSFLIDKEGMVRHQVVNDLPLGRNVDEMLRMIDALQFHEEHGDVCPAGWEKGDKGMNASTEGVAAYLAENASSL; encoded by the coding sequence ATGAGCGTATTAGTAGGCCGTCCGGCTCCTGATTTTACTGCTGCAGCTGTATTAGGTTCTGGCGAAATCGTAGATAGCTTTAACTTAACTGCGGCCATCAAAGGTAAGCCAGCGGTTGTATTTTTCTATCCACTTGACTTCACTTTCGTTTGTCCATCAGAGTTGATCGCTTTCGATCACCGCATGGAAGAGTTCACTAAGCGTGGTGTTGAAGTGATCGGTGTGTCTATCGATTCTCAATTCACTCACAACGCATGGCGCAACACCCCAGTAGAAAAAGGGGGTATTGGCCAAGTGAAATACACTTTAGTAGCAGACGTTAAACACGACATCTGTAAAGCATACGATGTTGAGCACCCAGAAGCTGGCGTGGCTTTCCGTGGTTCATTCCTGATCGACAAAGAAGGTATGGTACGTCACCAAGTGGTTAACGATCTGCCATTAGGCCGTAACGTTGACGAAATGCTGCGTATGATCGACGCGCTGCAATTCCACGAAGAGCACGGTGATGTTTGCCCAGCAGGTTGGGAAAAAGGCGACAAAGGTATGAACGCAAGCACCGAAGGTGTTGCGGCTTACTTAGCAGAAAACGCAAGCTCTCTGTAA
- a CDS encoding Na+/H+ antiporter family protein, with protein MNAVVIAVCLMLALSLARVNVVVALTISALVAGLVGGMDLHQTIDAFNTGLGGGAQIALSYALLGAFAVALSHSGLTTLISNSIIKSLGKEPNATNTNWVRWLLLLSLLLMSMASQNILPIHIAFIPILVPPLLHVMTKLNIDRRLVACVLTFGLVTTYMILPVGFGGIFLNDILLSNLTSNGLVAVREQIPPAMLIPAAGMVTGLLFAVFVSYRKPRVYDETKVLAAEPEETLNKRNIAIAVVAILATLFVQLETDSMIFGALVGFMIFSFSGALKHVADQDIFTQGVRMMANIGFIMISAAGFAAVVKETGEVGTLVSSLSSLIGDNKALAAFLMLLVGLLITMGIGSSFSTIPIIATIYVPLALSFGFSVPATIALVGTAAALGDAGSPASDSTLGPTSGLNADGQHDHIRDSVIPTFIHYNIPLLVFGWIAAMVL; from the coding sequence ATGAATGCAGTCGTTATTGCTGTGTGTTTGATGTTAGCCCTTAGTTTAGCGAGGGTGAATGTGGTTGTTGCGCTCACCATCAGTGCTCTCGTAGCCGGTTTAGTGGGGGGAATGGACCTACATCAAACAATTGATGCCTTTAATACCGGATTAGGTGGCGGCGCGCAAATTGCCCTCAGTTACGCCTTACTCGGAGCCTTTGCCGTGGCACTATCCCATTCGGGTTTAACGACACTGATCTCAAACTCCATCATTAAAAGCCTAGGTAAGGAACCTAATGCCACCAACACCAATTGGGTACGCTGGTTATTGCTATTATCCCTGCTCCTGATGTCGATGGCGTCGCAAAATATTCTGCCAATTCATATCGCCTTTATTCCGATACTCGTGCCACCACTGCTACATGTGATGACCAAGCTGAATATCGATCGCCGTCTGGTTGCCTGCGTGTTGACTTTTGGTCTCGTGACCACCTATATGATTTTACCCGTGGGCTTTGGCGGTATTTTCCTTAATGATATTTTGCTGTCTAACCTTACCAGTAATGGCTTAGTCGCCGTTCGCGAGCAAATTCCGCCAGCGATGCTGATCCCCGCAGCAGGTATGGTGACAGGTTTGTTGTTTGCCGTATTTGTAAGCTATCGCAAACCTAGGGTTTACGATGAAACTAAGGTACTGGCTGCCGAACCTGAAGAAACCCTCAATAAACGCAATATCGCTATCGCCGTTGTAGCAATACTTGCAACCTTGTTTGTCCAGCTTGAAACCGATTCGATGATCTTTGGTGCCTTAGTCGGCTTTATGATCTTCAGTTTTTCAGGCGCGCTTAAACACGTTGCCGATCAAGATATCTTCACTCAAGGCGTGCGCATGATGGCCAATATTGGCTTTATTATGATCTCCGCCGCAGGCTTTGCCGCAGTAGTGAAAGAAACCGGTGAAGTCGGCACGCTTGTCTCATCACTAAGTTCATTGATTGGCGACAATAAGGCCCTCGCCGCCTTTTTGATGTTACTGGTCGGCCTTTTGATCACTATGGGCATTGGCTCGTCCTTCTCGACCATTCCGATTATCGCAACCATTTACGTGCCATTAGCCTTAAGTTTTGGATTTTCCGTGCCCGCTACTATTGCGTTAGTCGGTACGGCTGCGGCATTGGGCGATGCAGGTTCGCCAGCGTCAGACTCAACACTTGGCCCGACGTCGGGCTTAAATGCCGATGGTCAGCACGACCATATTCGCGACAGCGTGATCCCAACTTTTATTCATTACAATATTCCCCTGCTTGTCTTTGGATGGATTGCCGCGATGGTGCTCTAG
- a CDS encoding RDD family protein: MDFVPNYNNYTLDELIDVQRNINRDKYPDTAAEVDALISLKLQDPEIKSCMDKQAELEKYATFGPRFWSSIIDSVIISLCSVIIVSAIMHVAPVFQVALSYFDTWIFALYSVLLHTLYGQTFGKMIFDIKVVDYKTERPISFNQALLRDSVPIIMLILLVFFSVFFPLETAEDMSSWKLYTIIGLSISFLIWHLLEIITMLFNEKNRAIHDYLAGTVVIRS, translated from the coding sequence ATGGATTTTGTTCCAAATTATAATAACTACACCTTGGATGAACTGATTGATGTCCAAAGGAATATCAATCGCGACAAATATCCTGATACAGCGGCGGAGGTTGATGCGCTTATTTCGCTAAAACTTCAGGATCCTGAGATTAAATCGTGCATGGATAAACAAGCGGAATTAGAAAAGTACGCTACGTTTGGTCCTCGATTTTGGTCCTCTATAATCGATAGCGTAATCATCAGTCTTTGTTCTGTTATTATTGTATCTGCGATTATGCACGTAGCGCCCGTATTCCAAGTCGCGTTAAGTTATTTCGATACTTGGATATTTGCATTGTATTCCGTGCTGCTCCACACCCTTTATGGCCAAACGTTTGGGAAAATGATCTTTGATATCAAGGTAGTTGACTATAAAACTGAAAGACCCATTAGTTTTAATCAGGCCCTATTAAGGGATAGTGTTCCCATCATCATGTTAATTTTACTTGTGTTTTTCAGTGTATTTTTTCCGCTTGAGACTGCAGAGGATATGTCGAGTTGGAAGCTTTATACCATCATAGGTTTAAGTATTTCTTTCCTTATATGGCATCTACTCGAAATCATTACCATGTTATTTAATGAGAAAAACAGGGCCATTCATGACTATTTAGCTGGGACGGTCGTTATTCGTAGCTGA
- the upp gene encoding uracil phosphoribosyltransferase gives MKVVEVKHPLVRHKIGLMREGDISTKRFRELAAEVGSLLTYEATADFETETVTIEGWNGPVDVDQIKGKKVTVVPILRAGLGMMDGVLEHIPSARISVVGIYRDEETLEPVPYFEKLASDMNERIALIVDPMLATGGSMIATIDLLKKRGCTSIKALVLVAAPEGIKALEAAHPDVELYTAAIDRCLNEKGYILPGLGDAGDKIFGTK, from the coding sequence ATGAAAGTTGTCGAGGTTAAACACCCGTTAGTGCGTCACAAAATCGGCCTGATGCGTGAAGGTGACATTAGCACTAAACGTTTCCGTGAGCTAGCCGCCGAAGTGGGCAGCTTATTAACCTATGAAGCTACCGCAGATTTCGAAACCGAAACTGTTACGATTGAAGGCTGGAATGGTCCAGTGGATGTGGATCAGATCAAGGGCAAGAAAGTGACTGTTGTGCCTATCCTGCGTGCGGGTTTAGGCATGATGGACGGCGTACTTGAGCATATTCCAAGTGCGCGTATTTCGGTTGTGGGTATTTACCGCGACGAAGAAACCTTAGAGCCAGTGCCATATTTTGAGAAGCTGGCCAGCGACATGAACGAGCGTATCGCGCTGATCGTTGACCCTATGCTGGCAACCGGCGGCTCTATGATTGCGACTATCGACCTGCTGAAAAAACGCGGTTGTACGTCGATTAAAGCTTTAGTGTTAGTCGCTGCGCCCGAAGGGATTAAAGCCCTTGAAGCGGCTCACCCAGATGTTGAGCTGTATACTGCGGCTATCGACAGATGCTTAAACGAGAAGGGCTACATTCTGCCTGGTTTAGGTGATGCGGGTGATAAGATTTTTGGTACTAAATAA
- the purM gene encoding phosphoribosylformylglycinamidine cyclo-ligase, producing MSTPTPLSYKDAGVDIDAGNALVSNIKAAVKRTRRPEVMGNLGGFGALCELPTKYKQPVLVSGTDGVGTKLRLAIDYKKHDTVGIDLVAMCVNDLIVQGAEPLFFLDYYATGKLDVETATSVVNGIGEGCFQSGCALIGGETAEMPGMYEGEDYDLAGFCVGVVEKADIIDGSKVAAGDALIALASSGPHSNGYSLVRKVLEVSQADPQQDLNGKPLIQHLLEPTKIYVKSLLKLIEASDVHAMAHITGGGFWENIPRVLPENCKAVIQGDSWQWPAVFNWLMENGNIAEYEMYRTFNCGVGMIVALPADKVDAALALLAAEGEQAWLIGAIAAREGNEEQVEIL from the coding sequence GTGAGCACTCCTACCCCACTGAGCTATAAAGACGCTGGCGTTGATATTGATGCTGGTAATGCACTGGTAAGTAACATTAAAGCGGCTGTTAAACGTACCCGTCGTCCAGAGGTAATGGGCAACTTAGGTGGTTTTGGCGCATTGTGTGAATTACCCACTAAATACAAGCAACCTGTTTTAGTGTCAGGCACCGACGGTGTTGGTACTAAATTGCGTTTAGCTATCGATTACAAAAAACACGACACAGTCGGTATCGACTTAGTGGCCATGTGTGTGAACGACTTGATCGTTCAAGGCGCTGAGCCGTTGTTTTTCCTCGATTACTACGCAACGGGCAAGCTCGATGTAGAAACAGCAACCTCTGTTGTTAACGGCATCGGCGAAGGTTGTTTCCAATCTGGTTGTGCGTTAATCGGCGGCGAAACCGCTGAAATGCCAGGCATGTATGAAGGCGAAGATTACGACCTCGCAGGTTTCTGTGTGGGCGTGGTTGAAAAGGCCGACATCATTGACGGGAGTAAAGTGGCTGCGGGTGACGCCTTAATCGCCTTAGCCTCAAGCGGTCCTCATTCAAATGGCTATTCATTAGTTCGTAAAGTATTAGAAGTCAGCCAAGCGGATCCTCAACAGGACCTCAATGGCAAGCCATTGATCCAACATCTGTTAGAACCAACCAAAATTTACGTTAAATCATTGCTCAAGCTGATCGAAGCATCGGACGTGCACGCAATGGCGCACATCACTGGCGGCGGTTTCTGGGAAAACATCCCCCGCGTACTGCCTGAAAACTGCAAAGCCGTTATCCAAGGTGATTCATGGCAATGGCCTGCTGTTTTCAATTGGTTAATGGAAAACGGTAACATTGCAGAATATGAAATGTACCGCACCTTTAACTGTGGTGTCGGCATGATCGTTGCGCTGCCAGCTGATAAAGTTGATGCCGCACTGGCACTGCTCGCCGCCGAAGGCGAACAAGCTTGGCTAATCGGTGCTATCGCTGCTCGCGAAGGCAATGAAGAGCAAGTGGAGATCCTGTAA
- the purN gene encoding phosphoribosylglycinamide formyltransferase — MPQSCRVVVLISGNGSNLQAVIDGCDDNLQAEVVGVISNKPDAYGLIRAHHSEIDTSCVIAHSGESRSDYDARLMATIEKYQPDLIVLAGFMRILTNDFVNRYLGRMINIHPSLLPKYTGLNTHQRAIDAKDTEHGASVHFVTPELDAGPVILQAKVPVYEDDTAEMLAARVHEQEHAIYPLVVKWFSHQRLKMQDGQAYLDGTLIGPNGYAPD; from the coding sequence ATGCCCCAAAGCTGTCGTGTAGTTGTATTAATTTCCGGAAATGGCAGTAACCTGCAAGCCGTTATCGACGGTTGTGACGATAATTTGCAGGCCGAAGTTGTCGGAGTGATCAGTAATAAACCCGATGCTTACGGTTTAATTCGCGCCCATCATAGTGAAATTGATACCAGCTGCGTGATTGCTCATTCAGGTGAATCTCGCTCTGATTACGATGCACGGTTAATGGCAACGATTGAAAAGTACCAACCCGATTTAATCGTGTTGGCTGGATTTATGCGTATTCTTACCAACGATTTTGTGAATCGTTACTTAGGACGCATGATCAATATCCATCCTTCATTGCTGCCTAAATATACCGGATTAAACACCCACCAGCGCGCCATCGATGCGAAAGACACTGAACATGGCGCCAGTGTGCATTTTGTCACCCCAGAGCTGGATGCAGGCCCTGTGATTTTACAGGCAAAAGTCCCTGTTTATGAGGATGATACCGCTGAGATGCTCGCCGCTCGTGTCCATGAGCAAGAGCATGCGATTTATCCTTTAGTGGTGAAATGGTTCAGCCATCAACGACTCAAGATGCAGGACGGTCAAGCCTATCTCGATGGCACGTTAATCGGACCTAACGGCTACGCCCCCGATTAA
- a CDS encoding HAD-IIA family hydrolase, protein MKNIICDIDGVLLHDNKLIPGSDKFIHRVLDQGNPLVILTNYPVQTGKDLQNRLSAAGIDVPEECFYTSAMATADFLKHQEGSKAFVIGEGALTHELYKAGFTITDINPDFVIVGETRSYNWDMIHKAAGFVARGARFIATNPDTHGPAYSPACGALCSPIERITGKKPFYVGKPSSWIIRSALNHINGHSENTVIIGDNMRTDILAGFQAGLETILVTSGVSKLEDIDKEPFRPNHVFACAGDIDVV, encoded by the coding sequence ATGAAAAATATTATCTGCGATATCGATGGTGTACTCCTGCACGACAATAAGCTGATCCCCGGCAGTGATAAATTTATCCACCGCGTTCTCGACCAAGGCAATCCCCTCGTTATTCTGACCAATTACCCGGTACAAACGGGCAAAGATCTGCAAAATCGCCTCAGCGCCGCCGGGATAGACGTACCAGAAGAATGTTTTTACACCTCTGCCATGGCCACCGCCGACTTTTTAAAGCATCAGGAAGGCAGTAAAGCTTTTGTGATTGGTGAAGGCGCCCTCACCCATGAGCTCTACAAGGCAGGCTTTACCATTACTGACATTAATCCCGACTTTGTGATTGTGGGTGAAACCCGCTCCTATAACTGGGATATGATCCATAAGGCCGCAGGATTTGTCGCCCGCGGTGCCCGTTTTATTGCCACCAATCCCGACACTCACGGCCCCGCTTACAGTCCGGCCTGCGGCGCCCTGTGTTCACCGATAGAGCGGATTACTGGCAAAAAGCCCTTTTATGTGGGCAAGCCCAGCTCGTGGATTATCCGCTCGGCGCTCAACCATATCAACGGTCATTCCGAAAATACCGTGATCATTGGCGACAATATGCGCACCGATATTCTGGCGGGGTTTCAAGCGGGGCTTGAGACCATTCTGGTCACCAGCGGCGTGAGCAAGCTTGAAGATATCGATAAAGAGCCTTTCCGCCCTAATCATGTATTCGCCTGCGCTGGCGATATTGATGTAGTTTAA